One window of the Shewanella litorisediminis genome contains the following:
- a CDS encoding DUF6482 family protein — MTIRYSSLKALPYIDKACIHSLDMSLYQLSVEIDGDEFYVTDDDDRMLRSLNLCQMQALLENLPVRATVLRQESAYDEMVGQAVRHGDNAMEIPLRVA; from the coding sequence ATGACCATTCGCTACTCAAGTCTGAAAGCCCTGCCTTACATCGACAAAGCCTGTATTCACTCACTGGACATGTCCCTGTATCAGTTGTCTGTGGAGATTGATGGAGACGAGTTTTATGTCACCGATGACGATGACCGTATGCTCAGGAGTCTGAATCTGTGTCAGATGCAGGCGCTGCTTGAGAACTTGCCGGTACGCGCGACTGTGCTGCGTCAGGAAAGTGCCTATGACGAAATGGTGGGGCAGGCGGTGCGCCACGGCGACAATGCCATGGAAATTCCACTGCGTGTAGCCTGA
- a CDS encoding AbgT family transporter, translated as MSTNSREATASETPEDIAKSGWFVRFLNLVERLGNLLPHPITLFAMFCVAVVLLSGILGYFELSVTDPRPEGASGRSADGIISVVSLMNAEGLRLIVSNLVTNFTGFTPLGTVLVALLGVGIAERSGLLSAAMRALVIGRSRRLVTVTIVFAGIVSNTASELGYVVLIPMAAMIFHSLGRHPLAGLAAAFAGVSGGYSANLLLGTIDPLLSGITEAAARMIDPEYVVGPEVNWYFMFASTFVVSFMGAWVTEKIVEPKLGKYDPSEASIDLAGQAMEQVTDIERRGLKMAGLSVLVLGVILALTVVPEGAPLRHPDTGLVAGSPFLKGIVVFIFICFAIPGLVYGKVVGTMKKDTDVINAMSHSMGTMGMYIVLVFFASQFVAFFKWTNLGAVLAVMGADALSAIGLTGPLLFLLFIAMCGFINLMLGSASAQWAVTAPIFVPMLMLVGYAPETIQAAYRIGDSVTNLITPMMSYFGLILAVACRYKKDMGIGTLVATMLPYTLVFFVGWTSFFFLWVFGFGLPVGPGAATYYTP; from the coding sequence ATGAGCACCAACTCCCGGGAGGCGACTGCCTCTGAAACCCCGGAAGACATCGCCAAAAGCGGCTGGTTTGTCCGATTTCTGAATCTGGTGGAACGCCTGGGGAACCTCTTGCCCCATCCGATCACCCTGTTTGCCATGTTCTGCGTTGCTGTGGTGTTGCTGTCCGGGATCCTGGGCTATTTTGAACTCTCAGTGACAGACCCCCGCCCCGAAGGCGCCTCAGGTCGCAGTGCCGACGGGATAATTTCGGTGGTCAGCCTGATGAATGCCGAAGGCCTGCGTCTGATAGTGTCCAACCTGGTAACCAACTTCACCGGCTTTACCCCTCTGGGTACAGTGCTGGTTGCCCTGCTTGGGGTGGGCATTGCCGAGCGCTCCGGTCTGCTCAGCGCCGCCATGCGCGCGCTGGTAATTGGCCGCTCCCGCCGCCTGGTCACTGTCACCATCGTCTTTGCCGGTATCGTCTCCAACACTGCCTCTGAGCTGGGCTACGTGGTGCTTATTCCCATGGCGGCCATGATATTCCATTCCCTCGGAAGACACCCGTTGGCGGGTTTGGCCGCAGCCTTTGCAGGGGTTTCGGGTGGTTACAGTGCCAACCTGCTGCTGGGTACCATAGACCCGCTGCTCTCCGGCATTACAGAAGCTGCCGCACGCATGATTGACCCCGAGTATGTGGTAGGGCCCGAGGTCAACTGGTACTTCATGTTCGCCTCTACCTTTGTGGTGTCCTTCATGGGCGCCTGGGTGACGGAAAAAATCGTTGAGCCCAAACTCGGTAAGTATGACCCCAGCGAAGCCTCAATCGATCTTGCCGGTCAGGCCATGGAGCAGGTGACTGACATCGAGCGCCGTGGTTTGAAAATGGCCGGTCTTTCTGTTCTTGTGCTCGGTGTTATTCTCGCATTGACCGTGGTGCCGGAAGGCGCGCCACTTCGTCATCCGGATACCGGCCTGGTAGCCGGCTCACCCTTCCTCAAGGGCATAGTGGTGTTTATCTTTATTTGCTTTGCCATTCCGGGCCTGGTGTATGGCAAGGTGGTTGGCACCATGAAGAAAGACACGGATGTAATTAACGCCATGAGCCACAGTATGGGCACCATGGGCATGTACATAGTGCTGGTGTTCTTTGCGTCTCAGTTTGTGGCCTTTTTCAAATGGACCAATTTGGGCGCCGTGCTCGCGGTGATGGGCGCCGATGCCCTGAGCGCCATCGGTCTCACGGGTCCACTGCTGTTTTTACTCTTTATCGCCATGTGCGGCTTTATCAACCTGATGCTGGGATCGGCATCGGCCCAGTGGGCGGTGACGGCACCGATTTTTGTGCCCATGCTGATGTTGGTGGGCTATGCCCCCGAGACTATTCAGGCGGCATACCGCATCGGTGACTCGGTCACTAACCTGATTACCCCCATGATGAGCTATTTCGGGCTTATCCTCGCCGTGGCCTGCCGTTATAAGAAAGACATGGGCATAGGCACTCTGGTAGCGACCATGCTGCCTTATACCCTGGTGTTCTTTGTTGGCTGGACCAGCTTCTTCTTCCTGTGGGTATTTGGCTTTGGATTGCCGGTAGGGCCGGGCGCCGCGACTTACTACACTCCGTAA
- a CDS encoding YaiI/YqxD family protein yields MQIWVDADACPSVIKEVLFRAAERRQITVTLVANQSVRVPPSPFIKSIRVESGFDVADNEIVKRVSEGELVVTADIPLADEVIAKGALALNPRGELYTAENVKARLNMRDFMETLRASGIQSGGPAPLSQADRQAFANQLDRWLAKLPR; encoded by the coding sequence GTGCAAATTTGGGTCGATGCCGATGCCTGCCCCTCGGTTATTAAAGAGGTGCTTTTCCGCGCCGCCGAGCGGCGACAAATCACAGTCACCCTGGTGGCAAATCAGAGTGTGCGGGTGCCGCCGTCCCCTTTTATCAAGTCGATTCGGGTCGAGTCAGGCTTTGACGTGGCCGATAACGAAATTGTTAAACGTGTCAGCGAAGGCGAGTTGGTGGTCACCGCCGATATTCCGCTGGCAGATGAGGTGATTGCCAAGGGTGCTCTGGCACTCAACCCCCGCGGTGAGCTCTACACCGCCGAGAACGTCAAGGCACGGCTGAATATGCGCGACTTTATGGAGACCCTGCGTGCCAGTGGGATCCAGAGCGGTGGCCCTGCGCCCCTGTCACAGGCTGACCGCCAGGCCTTTGCCAATCAATTGGATCGCTGGCTCGCCAAGTTGCCCAGGTAA
- a CDS encoding efflux RND transporter periplasmic adaptor subunit, with amino-acid sequence MRQMLKIASAIGMVLWVTACQEDAQQAANQQQMPPMEVGTVQVTAAPQNIMVELPGRSRAFLEAEVRPQVSGIIMERNFVEGREVKEGQSLYKIDDATYKATLESAKADLASAQASLASAKARAARYEKLVKTNAISKQDFDEADAAYKEALARVKVAEAQLHTAEINLKYTQVQAPISGRIGKSTVTPGALVTANQGQVLATIQQLDPINVDITQSSAQLLALKAKLRAGKLQAADNAEVQLELEDGTTYEHKGKLQFAEVSVDENTGSVILRAEFPNPDNVLLPGMYVRAMLNTGVDPNAILVPQKAITRNTRGEAVAMVVNAENKVEARTVTTAEVINHQWRITSGLQAGDKLIIEGLQKIRPGAPVVAKPAGSTQAQ; translated from the coding sequence ATGCGGCAAATGTTAAAAATTGCCTCGGCCATAGGCATGGTCTTGTGGGTCACCGCCTGCCAGGAAGATGCGCAACAAGCTGCCAATCAGCAGCAAATGCCTCCCATGGAAGTCGGCACTGTGCAGGTTACTGCTGCACCTCAAAACATCATGGTTGAACTGCCCGGCCGCAGCCGCGCCTTCCTCGAAGCTGAGGTCCGCCCTCAGGTCTCCGGCATCATCATGGAGCGTAACTTCGTTGAAGGTCGTGAAGTAAAGGAAGGCCAGTCGCTCTACAAAATCGACGACGCTACCTATAAGGCCACTCTAGAGAGCGCCAAGGCCGATCTGGCCAGCGCACAGGCGTCCCTTGCCAGTGCCAAGGCCCGTGCCGCCCGTTACGAGAAGCTGGTGAAAACCAATGCCATCTCCAAGCAGGACTTTGACGAAGCCGACGCCGCCTACAAAGAAGCCCTCGCCCGGGTGAAGGTGGCCGAAGCCCAGCTGCACACCGCCGAGATTAACCTCAAGTACACCCAGGTGCAGGCGCCCATTTCCGGCCGCATCGGCAAGTCAACCGTGACCCCGGGAGCGCTGGTGACCGCCAATCAGGGACAAGTGCTGGCCACCATTCAGCAGCTTGACCCCATCAATGTGGACATCACCCAGTCCAGCGCCCAGCTGCTGGCCCTCAAGGCCAAGCTGCGTGCCGGTAAGTTGCAGGCGGCCGATAACGCCGAAGTACAACTTGAGCTGGAAGATGGCACCACCTACGAGCACAAGGGCAAACTGCAATTTGCCGAGGTGAGCGTGGATGAAAACACGGGTTCAGTGATACTGCGTGCCGAATTCCCTAATCCAGACAATGTGTTGCTGCCGGGTATGTATGTGCGTGCCATGCTGAACACCGGTGTGGATCCCAATGCCATTCTGGTGCCCCAAAAAGCCATTACCCGTAATACCCGTGGTGAAGCGGTGGCCATGGTGGTGAACGCCGAGAACAAGGTTGAAGCCCGTACCGTGACCACAGCGGAAGTCATCAATCACCAGTGGCGCATCACCTCAGGTCTTCAGGCCGGTGACAAACTCATCATCGAAGGGCTGCAGAAAATTCGTCCCGGCGCCCCCGTGGTGGCCAAGCCTGCCGGTTCTACTCAGGCACAGTAA
- a CDS encoding DNA-3-methyladenine glycosylase I, which produces MKIESFASIYQRAAERKGGVDALEALLPQSLTADEYQEYSDDRLLSAMSKQIFQSGFVWKVVDAKWPAYEAAFFGFDPLKILLMSPEQLNARASDPALIRHGKKTQAIYDNALMIKDIAAEHGSLARYIGLWPGEEITSLWQVLKKRGTRLGGNTGPYFLRATGKDTFLLTSDVEGYLRATGLVDAGMATQKGLTQAQAAFNHWQAESGRTLAQISRIIACGVGDNRI; this is translated from the coding sequence ATGAAAATCGAATCCTTTGCCAGTATTTATCAGCGCGCCGCCGAGCGCAAAGGCGGCGTTGATGCGCTGGAAGCTCTGTTGCCGCAGTCGTTGACGGCCGACGAATATCAGGAGTATTCCGATGACCGCCTGCTGTCGGCCATGAGCAAACAGATTTTTCAGAGTGGCTTTGTGTGGAAGGTGGTGGATGCCAAATGGCCTGCCTATGAAGCGGCTTTCTTTGGTTTCGATCCGCTGAAGATCTTGCTGATGTCGCCGGAGCAACTCAACGCGCGCGCCAGCGATCCCGCCCTTATCCGCCATGGCAAAAAGACCCAGGCCATTTACGACAATGCCTTGATGATAAAAGACATTGCTGCTGAACATGGCAGTCTGGCGCGATATATCGGCCTCTGGCCCGGGGAAGAGATCACCTCACTGTGGCAGGTGCTCAAAAAACGTGGCACACGACTTGGGGGCAACACCGGCCCTTACTTCCTGCGCGCCACAGGGAAAGACACCTTCCTGCTGACCTCAGATGTTGAGGGTTATCTGAGGGCAACAGGCTTGGTGGATGCAGGGATGGCCACCCAAAAAGGCCTGACTCAGGCTCAGGCCGCCTTTAACCACTGGCAGGCTGAATCTGGCCGGACGCTGGCACAGATAAGCCGCATTATTGCCTGTGGCGTGGGTGACAACCGGATTTAA
- a CDS encoding DUF3137 domain-containing protein encodes MATPDFSIPFEHRKPFAKHYQQHIARLCQKLEARRGPIVARRQARLAQIQPIMRLLWPGIMAGFGAMGLGMMGFLDDVWIYLGFASTFCIMLGAAALAWWADNELSSFLDEGIKELYPKVLSYFGSDFAISWGNQAAGQHRAYADYGILPTHDKSSCFSHLKGSHHGVPFEFFNVGFYNKAGKDKYELEFKGILLAFTLKKAFKGTTRVVRDGGFWLGLGQRGLDRVKLEDPRFEASFEVFASDQVEARYLLNPGMMSRLSELDSHFGHGLEACFMDNKLLIRLPSARDFFSHYQDHEQPIDFKEPIEDIFADLGFIFGIADELAVARYTGL; translated from the coding sequence ATGGCCACACCAGACTTTAGTATTCCATTCGAACACCGCAAGCCTTTTGCCAAACACTATCAACAACATATAGCGCGGCTTTGTCAAAAGCTGGAGGCGCGACGCGGCCCCATAGTGGCGCGTCGGCAAGCGCGTTTGGCGCAAATCCAACCCATTATGCGCTTGCTGTGGCCCGGCATTATGGCGGGCTTCGGCGCCATGGGGCTGGGGATGATGGGGTTTCTGGATGATGTGTGGATTTACCTTGGTTTTGCTTCAACCTTCTGCATCATGCTGGGGGCCGCTGCCCTGGCGTGGTGGGCGGACAATGAGCTGTCGAGCTTTTTGGATGAAGGTATCAAGGAGTTATATCCCAAGGTGCTGTCTTATTTTGGCAGTGACTTTGCCATCAGCTGGGGCAACCAGGCGGCCGGGCAACACCGGGCCTATGCCGACTACGGTATTCTTCCCACCCACGATAAATCGAGCTGTTTCAGTCACCTCAAGGGCAGTCACCATGGTGTGCCGTTCGAGTTCTTCAATGTGGGCTTTTACAACAAGGCAGGCAAAGATAAGTACGAGCTTGAGTTTAAGGGGATATTGTTGGCCTTTACCCTGAAAAAAGCCTTTAAGGGAACTACCCGGGTGGTGCGCGATGGCGGTTTTTGGCTCGGCCTGGGCCAGCGGGGCCTCGATCGAGTAAAACTCGAAGATCCCCGTTTTGAGGCCAGTTTCGAGGTATTTGCCTCGGATCAGGTGGAGGCGCGTTATCTGCTGAACCCCGGCATGATGTCGCGTTTGTCTGAACTGGACAGCCACTTTGGCCATGGGCTTGAGGCCTGTTTTATGGACAATAAGTTGCTTATCCGGCTGCCCAGCGCTCGGGATTTTTTCAGCCACTATCAGGATCATGAACAGCCCATCGACTTCAAAGAACCCATAGAGGACATTTTTGCCGATCTCGGCTTTATTTTTGGCATTGCCGACGAGTTGGCAGTGGCTCGCTATACGGGTCTTTAA
- a CDS encoding S8 family peptidase yields the protein MQIKTRVSLAVAIALASAGTLAADNHKAMQGLKNGRAHVADELIVQYRADSNDSQKDRALARIQANHIETLGKNQRGELRLVSLPVGKDMAAAMRELAADPNVEFVEPNWIYQHADVANDTYYTNGSLWGMYGDATNPASGWGSHAGEQWNTGNTDCSDVVVGIIDEGYMYEHEDLADNAFQNPGEIAGDGIDNDGNGYIDDVYGWDFDGNDNSVFDGAIDDHGTHVAGTIGAVGGNGKGVAGVCWNVKLMSGKFLGRRGGTTANAVKAVDYFTDMKQRHGLNLVATSNSWGGGGYSQALEDAIGRANDAGILFIAAAGNDSYNCDSGSNCYPAEYPNDNIIAVASITSSGAMSSFSSYGANTVDICAPGSGIYSTVPKSSKGQVISGYASYNGTSMATPHVSGAAALYKAMHPNASHMDVKDALLNNAAPTGSCQGKVSSNGRLDVSSF from the coding sequence ATGCAGATTAAGACTCGTGTATCTCTGGCTGTGGCCATTGCTCTGGCCAGCGCCGGCACCCTGGCCGCCGACAACCACAAAGCCATGCAAGGGCTTAAAAATGGTCGCGCCCATGTTGCCGATGAGCTGATTGTGCAATACCGCGCCGACTCCAACGACAGCCAAAAAGACCGAGCTCTGGCCCGAATTCAGGCCAACCACATTGAAACCCTGGGTAAAAATCAGCGTGGCGAGCTTCGCCTCGTCAGCCTGCCCGTAGGCAAGGACATGGCGGCCGCCATGCGCGAACTGGCCGCCGACCCCAACGTGGAATTTGTAGAGCCCAACTGGATTTACCAGCACGCCGATGTGGCCAACGACACCTACTACACCAATGGCTCCCTCTGGGGCATGTACGGTGACGCCACCAATCCGGCCAGCGGTTGGGGCTCCCATGCGGGAGAACAGTGGAATACCGGCAACACAGATTGCAGCGATGTCGTCGTTGGTATCATCGACGAAGGCTACATGTATGAGCACGAAGATCTGGCAGACAACGCGTTTCAAAACCCCGGCGAAATCGCCGGTGACGGCATAGACAACGATGGCAATGGCTACATTGATGACGTTTATGGCTGGGACTTCGACGGTAACGACAATTCGGTATTTGACGGCGCCATAGACGATCACGGCACCCACGTGGCAGGTACCATTGGCGCCGTCGGAGGCAATGGCAAAGGTGTGGCCGGGGTTTGCTGGAATGTAAAACTCATGAGCGGCAAGTTTCTCGGCCGCCGCGGCGGCACCACCGCCAACGCCGTCAAGGCGGTGGATTATTTCACCGACATGAAGCAGCGCCATGGGCTCAATCTGGTCGCCACCAGCAACAGCTGGGGTGGCGGCGGTTACTCCCAGGCGCTGGAAGATGCCATTGGCCGTGCCAATGATGCAGGCATCCTCTTTATTGCTGCAGCCGGTAACGACAGCTACAACTGCGACTCGGGATCCAACTGCTATCCGGCTGAGTACCCCAATGACAACATCATCGCCGTGGCCTCCATCACCAGCAGCGGTGCCATGAGCTCTTTCTCCAGCTATGGTGCCAACACCGTGGATATCTGTGCGCCGGGTTCAGGCATTTACTCCACAGTGCCCAAGAGCAGCAAGGGCCAGGTGATATCTGGCTATGCCAGCTATAACGGCACCTCCATGGCCACGCCTCATGTGTCTGGTGCTGCGGCACTCTATAAAGCAATGCACCCCAATGCCAGCCATATGGACGTGAAGGATGCTCTGCTGAACAATGCTGCACCCACCGGCTCATGCCAGGGCAAAGTATCGAGCAATGGTCGCCTCGATGTCAGCAGCTTCTAA
- a CDS encoding TorF family putative porin — MAEEAKVFGGTLSGKLTIASDYVFRGESETMDGDVPAIQGTLSWGNDAGWYAGFFGSNIKFADPNLEVVTGPFIGKAGEFGDSGFTYDVMVFSYLYPGASYSNYTELWLKVGKEFGKLNMQLEVTPTLDDWFGVDGWQGVNYAIHPSYSFDNGIQLSGSVGYQDLDGEGAEGWGHWNLGVSKTWAGFTLDLRYHGSTVATDHKVYGTQTEIFDDRFVVGISKAF; from the coding sequence ATGGCAGAAGAAGCCAAGGTATTTGGTGGCACCCTGAGCGGCAAGTTGACCATCGCCAGCGATTACGTATTCCGTGGTGAGTCCGAGACCATGGACGGTGACGTACCCGCCATTCAGGGCACCCTGAGCTGGGGCAATGATGCCGGTTGGTATGCCGGTTTCTTCGGCTCCAACATCAAGTTTGCCGATCCCAATCTGGAAGTGGTGACGGGGCCCTTTATCGGTAAAGCCGGAGAGTTTGGCGATTCAGGTTTCACCTACGATGTGATGGTGTTTTCCTACCTGTATCCCGGCGCGTCATACAGCAACTACACCGAGTTATGGCTAAAGGTGGGCAAAGAGTTCGGCAAGCTGAACATGCAGCTGGAAGTGACCCCCACCCTTGACGACTGGTTTGGCGTAGACGGTTGGCAAGGGGTCAACTATGCCATTCATCCAAGTTACAGCTTCGACAATGGCATTCAGCTGTCAGGCTCTGTTGGTTATCAGGACCTGGATGGCGAAGGCGCCGAGGGCTGGGGCCACTGGAATCTGGGTGTGTCCAAGACATGGGCCGGTTTTACCCTGGATCTGCGTTACCACGGCAGTACCGTAGCCACAGACCACAAGGTATATGGTACCCAAACAGAGATTTTCGACGACCGCTTTGTGGTCGGGATCAGCAAGGCGTTTTAA
- a CDS encoding efflux RND transporter permease subunit has product MARFFIDRPIFAWVIAILVMLAGVLAIKGLPVSQYPNIAPPKVVISASYPGASAKTLEDSVTQVIEQRMTGLDNLRYINSTSDGFGNAEITLTFNAEADADIAQVQVQNKLQSAMPLLPQEVQAQGVRVNKSTSGFLMVLGFVSGDGSLTKNDIADYVGSNIQDPLSRVAGVGDITLFGAPYAMRIWLDPLKLTQYSLTTQDVVAAIREQNAQVSAGQLGGAPAVLGQELNATVSAQSRLETPEQFRKIILKSDTNGAKVYLNDVARVELGAESYVVESYYNGRPAAGLAVSLATGANALDTAKRVRAKIEEMKPFFPAGMDVVYPYDTTPFVEKSIEGVVHTLLEAVVLVFVIMYLFLQNFRATLIPTIAVPVVLLGTFAILSAFGFSINTLTMFAMVLAIGLLVDDAIVVVENVERVMQEEGLSPVEATRKSMDQITGALVGIGLTLSAVFVPMAFMSGSTGVIYRQFSITIVSAMALSVLVALILTPALCATMLKPLKPGHAHGQHGFFGWFNRSFERLTSRYEASVAGILKRTVRVMAIYLALVVATGWIFMRMPTAFLPDEDQGILFAQVILPTNSTQESTVKVLEKMDKYFLEDEKDNVNSVFSVAGFSFAGMGQNMGIAFVGMKDWAVREGEGQDVFSLTGRAMGAFSQIKEAFVFAFAPPSVIELGTANGFDFYLQDKNGQGHDKLLEARNQLLGLAAQNPNLVGVRPNGQEDAPMYQLDIDHAKLRALGVDIGSVNSAIATAWGGSYVNDFIDRGRVKKVFVQSDAQYRMQPEDLNTWYVRNAKGEMVPFSAFATGRWEFGSPRLERFNGLPAMNIQGATAPGYSTGDAMLDIEKIVEQLPPGFGIEWNGLSYEERLSGNQAPALYALSILVVFLVLAALYESWSVPFAVVLVVPLGIIGALIAMNGRGLSNDVFFQVGLLTTVGLATKNAILIVEFAKEYYEKGAGLIEATLHAVRVRLRPILMTSLAFGLGVVPLAISTGVGSGAQNAIGTGVLGGMMSSTFLGIFFVPLFFVIVERIFSKREKQSQPDTKADKH; this is encoded by the coding sequence ATGGCACGTTTCTTTATCGACAGACCCATCTTTGCCTGGGTGATCGCGATTTTGGTGATGTTGGCGGGTGTACTCGCCATCAAGGGCTTGCCCGTATCCCAGTATCCGAACATCGCACCGCCCAAGGTGGTGATCTCGGCAAGTTATCCCGGCGCCTCCGCCAAGACATTGGAAGACTCGGTAACCCAGGTTATCGAACAGCGAATGACTGGCCTGGACAACCTGCGATACATCAACTCCACCAGTGATGGTTTCGGCAATGCCGAAATCACTCTCACCTTCAACGCCGAAGCCGATGCCGACATCGCCCAGGTGCAGGTGCAAAACAAACTGCAATCGGCCATGCCGCTGCTGCCACAGGAAGTGCAGGCACAGGGCGTGCGGGTGAACAAGTCCACCTCAGGCTTTTTGATGGTACTGGGCTTTGTGTCCGGTGATGGCAGCCTGACCAAGAACGACATCGCCGACTATGTGGGCTCCAACATCCAGGACCCCTTAAGCCGGGTAGCCGGTGTGGGTGATATCACCCTGTTCGGTGCACCCTATGCGATGCGTATATGGCTCGACCCCCTCAAACTGACCCAGTACAGCCTGACGACTCAGGACGTGGTTGCCGCCATTCGCGAGCAGAACGCCCAGGTGTCGGCCGGTCAGCTCGGGGGTGCGCCTGCGGTACTCGGCCAGGAACTGAACGCCACAGTATCGGCCCAAAGCCGTCTGGAAACCCCGGAGCAGTTTCGCAAAATCATCCTCAAGTCCGACACCAACGGCGCCAAGGTTTATCTGAACGACGTGGCCCGGGTGGAACTGGGGGCCGAAAGCTATGTGGTTGAATCCTACTACAACGGCCGCCCGGCTGCCGGTCTGGCGGTTAGCCTGGCCACAGGTGCCAACGCGCTGGATACCGCCAAGCGGGTGCGGGCCAAAATCGAGGAGATGAAGCCCTTCTTCCCTGCCGGTATGGATGTGGTTTACCCCTATGACACCACCCCCTTCGTGGAAAAATCCATTGAAGGCGTGGTGCACACCCTGCTGGAAGCCGTGGTGCTGGTATTCGTGATCATGTACCTGTTCCTGCAAAACTTCCGCGCAACCCTTATCCCGACGATTGCGGTTCCTGTGGTACTGCTGGGCACCTTTGCCATTCTGTCCGCCTTTGGGTTCTCCATTAACACCCTGACCATGTTCGCCATGGTACTGGCCATTGGTCTTCTGGTAGACGATGCCATCGTGGTGGTGGAAAACGTGGAGCGGGTGATGCAGGAAGAGGGCTTAAGCCCGGTGGAAGCCACCCGTAAGTCGATGGATCAGATCACCGGCGCCCTGGTGGGTATCGGTTTGACCCTGTCGGCGGTATTTGTGCCTATGGCCTTTATGTCCGGCTCTACCGGGGTAATTTACCGTCAGTTCTCCATCACGATTGTGTCAGCCATGGCGCTGTCGGTACTGGTGGCGCTGATTCTGACTCCGGCGTTGTGTGCCACCATGCTCAAGCCGCTCAAGCCCGGCCATGCCCATGGTCAGCACGGCTTCTTTGGCTGGTTTAACCGCAGCTTTGAACGCCTGACTTCGCGCTATGAAGCCAGTGTGGCCGGTATCCTCAAGCGCACAGTGCGGGTGATGGCGATTTATTTGGCCCTGGTGGTTGCCACCGGCTGGATCTTTATGCGCATGCCCACCGCCTTCCTGCCCGATGAAGATCAGGGCATCCTCTTTGCCCAGGTGATCCTGCCCACCAACTCCACCCAGGAGTCCACGGTGAAGGTGCTGGAGAAGATGGACAAATACTTCCTCGAAGACGAGAAGGACAACGTGAACTCCGTGTTCTCAGTGGCTGGCTTCTCCTTTGCCGGTATGGGTCAGAACATGGGTATCGCCTTCGTGGGTATGAAGGATTGGGCTGTGCGTGAAGGCGAGGGGCAGGACGTTTTCTCCCTCACCGGCCGTGCCATGGGCGCGTTCTCGCAGATTAAAGAAGCCTTTGTGTTTGCCTTTGCGCCACCATCGGTAATTGAACTCGGTACCGCCAACGGTTTCGATTTCTACCTGCAGGACAAGAATGGTCAGGGCCACGATAAACTGCTGGAGGCCCGTAACCAGCTGCTGGGTCTGGCGGCGCAGAACCCCAACCTGGTGGGCGTACGCCCCAATGGTCAGGAAGATGCGCCCATGTACCAGCTGGATATCGACCATGCCAAGCTGCGAGCGCTCGGCGTGGATATCGGCTCGGTCAACAGTGCCATCGCCACCGCCTGGGGCGGCAGTTATGTGAACGACTTTATCGACCGTGGCCGGGTGAAGAAGGTATTTGTGCAGTCCGATGCCCAGTACCGGATGCAGCCTGAAGATCTCAACACCTGGTATGTGCGTAACGCCAAGGGTGAAATGGTGCCCTTCTCGGCGTTCGCCACCGGCCGCTGGGAGTTTGGCTCTCCACGTCTCGAGCGTTTCAACGGTTTGCCAGCCATGAACATTCAGGGTGCCACCGCACCGGGTTACAGCACCGGTGACGCCATGCTGGACATAGAGAAAATCGTTGAGCAGTTGCCGCCGGGCTTCGGTATCGAGTGGAACGGCCTGTCCTATGAAGAACGACTCTCAGGCAACCAGGCGCCAGCCCTCTATGCCCTGTCGATTCTGGTGGTGTTCCTGGTACTCGCGGCCCTCTATGAGAGCTGGTCTGTGCCCTTCGCCGTGGTGCTGGTAGTGCCCCTGGGGATCATCGGCGCCCTGATAGCCATGAATGGTCGCGGCCTGTCCAACGACGTGTTCTTCCAGGTGGGTCTCTTGACCACTGTGGGTCTGGCCACCAAGAACGCCATTCTTATCGTGGAATTTGCCAAGGAATACTATGAGAAGGGTGCCGGGCTGATTGAAGCCACCCTGCACGCGGTGCGTGTACGTTTGCGCCCCATTCTGATGACCTCGCTGGCCTTTGGTCTCGGGGTTGTGCCACTGGCCATTTCCACCGGCGTGGGTTCAGGTGCCCAGAACGCCATCGGTACCGGTGTACTCGGCGGTATGATGAGCTCTACCTTCCTCGGCATCTTCTTCGTGCCTCTGTTCTTCGTGATTGTTGAGCGCATCTTCAGCAAGCGGGAAAAGCAGTCGCAACCTGATACAAAGGCTGACAAACACTGA